The following proteins come from a genomic window of Spongiibacter tropicus DSM 19543:
- a CDS encoding NUDIX hydrolase: protein MSDTAPRITLGELVDALKSSRMKRRWWRRWVKRSAVALVLRERDDQLEVLMIKRAERDGDPWSGHMAFPGGRMDADDLTGIRTAYRETLEELNIDVEKAGHCIGRLSDLVSRPHSGKRPMVVSPYVFHLHTPVTPEPKHDEVAEALWVPLSFIADHSNRERMEWRRGRLALDLPCYFYGGRRIWGMSLAMLDELLGLVPLKLP from the coding sequence TTGAGCGATACAGCGCCGCGTATAACGCTTGGTGAACTTGTTGATGCGCTGAAGTCCTCGCGGATGAAGCGCCGGTGGTGGCGACGTTGGGTCAAGCGCTCAGCGGTGGCGCTGGTGCTGCGTGAGCGCGATGACCAGCTCGAGGTGCTGATGATCAAGCGAGCCGAGAGGGACGGTGATCCTTGGTCAGGGCATATGGCTTTCCCCGGAGGGCGTATGGATGCCGACGATCTTACCGGCATTCGCACCGCCTACCGCGAGACTCTGGAAGAATTGAACATTGATGTCGAGAAGGCCGGGCACTGTATTGGTCGTCTTTCCGACCTGGTCAGTCGGCCTCATTCCGGAAAGCGCCCAATGGTGGTCTCGCCCTATGTTTTCCATTTGCACACGCCGGTAACGCCCGAGCCAAAGCATGATGAAGTGGCGGAAGCCCTGTGGGTGCCGCTGAGTTTTATTGCTGACCACTCAAACCGAGAGCGTATGGAGTGGCGGCGCGGGCGTTTGGCGTTGGATTTGCCTTGCTATTTCTATGGTGGGCGACGTATTTGGGGCATGTCGCTGGCGATGCTTGATGAGTTATTGGGCCTCGTCCCGCTCAAGCTGCCATAA
- a CDS encoding TIGR04219 family outer membrane beta-barrel protein translates to MKKQLLAMAVLAGAASVTQADIIGASAGAYYWKQSWDGDVQSGPDSIDTKKDLGYDEDNGTSIYVALEHPVPVLPNIRLQRTDIEISEKNQLARNFTFEGDTYTIADTVDSTTDLTHTDATFYYELLDNWVNLDIGLTVRMFDGEVRLASSTSEGSIELDAPVPMLYANARFNLPLTGLYAQAVGNVISVSDNSVTDLAVGIGYEVAVVSLEAGYRSFDVSLEDDDEEAGITVDGVYFGINIDI, encoded by the coding sequence ATGAAAAAACAACTTCTGGCGATGGCCGTATTGGCTGGCGCGGCCAGCGTCACCCAGGCTGATATCATCGGCGCTTCAGCAGGTGCCTACTACTGGAAGCAAAGCTGGGACGGCGATGTGCAATCCGGCCCCGACTCCATCGACACCAAGAAAGACCTGGGCTACGACGAAGACAACGGCACCAGCATTTACGTTGCGCTTGAGCACCCGGTCCCGGTGCTGCCAAATATCCGCCTGCAGCGTACCGACATCGAGATTTCTGAGAAAAATCAGCTGGCACGTAACTTCACCTTCGAAGGTGACACCTACACCATTGCCGACACCGTCGATTCAACTACCGACCTGACCCATACCGACGCCACCTTCTACTACGAGCTGCTCGACAACTGGGTCAACCTGGACATCGGCCTGACCGTGCGTATGTTTGACGGCGAAGTTCGCCTAGCCAGCAGCACCAGCGAAGGTAGCATCGAGCTCGATGCGCCTGTTCCCATGCTCTACGCCAATGCGCGCTTTAACCTGCCGCTGACCGGCCTGTATGCTCAAGCAGTCGGCAACGTCATCAGCGTCAGCGATAACAGCGTGACCGATCTGGCCGTCGGCATCGGCTACGAAGTGGCCGTTGTATCACTGGAAGCCGGTTATCGCAGCTTCGACGTGTCACTGGAAGACGACGATGAAGAAGCTGGCATCACCGTTGACGGCGTCTACTTCGGCATTAACATCGATATTTAA
- a CDS encoding pyridoxal phosphate-dependent aminotransferase, giving the protein MAPVIAERLADIEPFRVVEVLTRAKQLEQQGRDIIHMAAGEPDFSTAEPIIRAAQQALERGETQYSPAAGIPQLRQALSDYYRSDYGLDISPSRIMITPGASGALLLLAGLLINPGDGMLMTDPGYPCNRHFLRLVEGEGQLVPVGPEQRYQLDAELAAAHWQSNTKGVMVASPANPSGEILSRAQLQGLFDLCQQRQGHLIVDEIYHGLSFGEDAPSILSLTDEAFVINSFSKYFGMTGWRLGWLVAPEWAVPHLEKLAQNLFISMSTMSQYGALAAFTPECRAILNARRDEFARRRDFLYPALCELGFSIPHCPAGAFYLYAGIDRFSNNSQQFCLELLEEHGIAITPGADFGRHRAEQHVRFAYTTGMAQLEKAVERLRVLYG; this is encoded by the coding sequence GTGGCACCAGTCATTGCCGAGCGCCTTGCCGATATTGAGCCCTTCAGGGTTGTTGAGGTGCTGACCCGCGCCAAGCAGCTTGAGCAGCAGGGACGAGACATTATTCATATGGCGGCGGGCGAGCCGGACTTCAGCACCGCAGAGCCCATTATTCGCGCGGCTCAGCAGGCGCTTGAGCGCGGCGAAACCCAGTACAGCCCGGCAGCGGGAATTCCCCAGCTGCGGCAGGCGTTATCTGATTACTACCGCAGTGATTACGGTCTGGATATTTCGCCCTCGCGAATCATGATCACCCCTGGTGCCAGCGGCGCACTGCTGTTGCTGGCTGGCCTGCTGATTAATCCCGGTGACGGCATGTTGATGACCGATCCCGGTTACCCCTGTAATCGGCATTTCTTGCGCTTGGTAGAAGGCGAGGGGCAGTTGGTACCAGTGGGGCCAGAGCAGCGCTATCAGTTGGATGCCGAGCTTGCTGCGGCGCATTGGCAGTCGAATACCAAGGGCGTAATGGTGGCGTCGCCCGCCAATCCCAGCGGCGAAATTCTCAGCCGCGCGCAGTTGCAGGGATTGTTTGACTTATGCCAGCAGCGGCAGGGTCACCTGATTGTCGACGAAATTTACCACGGTCTTAGTTTTGGTGAAGACGCGCCGAGTATTCTGTCGCTGACGGATGAGGCGTTTGTGATCAACAGCTTCTCTAAATATTTCGGTATGACGGGCTGGCGGCTGGGTTGGCTGGTGGCGCCCGAGTGGGCGGTGCCGCATCTGGAGAAATTGGCGCAAAACCTCTTTATTTCCATGTCCACCATGTCTCAGTACGGCGCGTTGGCAGCGTTTACGCCGGAGTGCCGGGCTATTTTGAATGCGCGGCGGGACGAGTTTGCCCGTCGCCGGGATTTCCTCTATCCCGCGCTCTGTGAGCTGGGCTTCTCCATTCCGCACTGCCCGGCCGGGGCGTTCTATTTATATGCGGGGATCGACAGGTTCTCCAACAACAGTCAGCAATTTTGCCTGGAGTTGCTGGAGGAACATGGCATTGCCATCACACCGGGGGCGGATTTCGGGCGCCATCGCGCAGAGCAGCATGTGCGATTTGCCTATACAACCGGTATGGCCCAGTTGGAGAAGGCTGTTGAGCGTCTGCGGGTATTATATGGTTAG
- the hemB gene encoding porphobilinogen synthase, whose protein sequence is MSISLHRGPFPGTRMRRLRANDFSRRLSRENSLSVNDLIYPMFVHEGENTREKVASMPGVERLSIDLLAKEAKELAELGIPAIALFPVVGDNGKSLMAEEAYNPDGLAQRAIKAIKDAAPEIGVITDVALDPYTTHGQDGIIDDKGYVLNDVTKDVLCKQALAQADAGADVVAPSDMMDGRIGAIREVLEQAGHVNTCILSYAAKYASSYYGPFRDAVGSSGNLGSGNKYSYQMDPGNSDEALHECALDLAEGADMIMVKPGMPYLDVIRRVKDELAVPTYAYQVSGEYAMHCAAFENGWLSREAVILESLLSFKRAGADGILTYFAKEAAILLKR, encoded by the coding sequence ATGAGCATTTCACTTCACCGCGGCCCCTTCCCCGGCACACGCATGCGGCGCCTGCGCGCCAACGACTTCAGTCGCCGTCTCAGCCGCGAGAACAGCCTCAGCGTCAATGACCTGATCTATCCGATGTTTGTTCATGAAGGAGAGAACACCAGGGAAAAGGTTGCCTCCATGCCCGGCGTCGAGCGCCTGAGCATCGACCTGCTGGCGAAAGAAGCAAAAGAACTCGCCGAGCTTGGCATCCCCGCCATCGCCCTGTTCCCCGTTGTCGGCGACAACGGGAAATCGCTGATGGCAGAAGAAGCCTACAACCCAGACGGTCTGGCACAGCGCGCGATCAAGGCCATTAAAGACGCCGCCCCGGAGATTGGCGTTATTACCGATGTGGCTCTCGATCCCTACACCACCCACGGGCAGGACGGCATCATCGATGACAAGGGCTATGTACTGAACGACGTCACCAAAGACGTGCTCTGCAAGCAGGCCCTCGCACAGGCCGATGCGGGCGCCGATGTTGTCGCCCCGTCCGACATGATGGATGGTCGCATTGGCGCGATTCGCGAGGTGCTGGAACAGGCCGGCCATGTGAACACCTGCATCCTCAGCTATGCGGCCAAATATGCATCGAGCTATTACGGCCCGTTCCGCGACGCAGTGGGTTCTTCAGGCAATCTCGGCAGTGGTAACAAATACAGCTACCAGATGGACCCCGGTAACAGCGACGAAGCCTTACATGAATGCGCCTTAGATCTCGCCGAGGGCGCCGACATGATCATGGTCAAACCCGGCATGCCCTATCTCGACGTGATCCGCCGCGTAAAAGATGAACTGGCTGTGCCGACCTATGCGTATCAAGTCAGCGGCGAATACGCCATGCACTGCGCTGCCTTTGAAAATGGCTGGCTGAGCCGCGAAGCGGTGATCCTGGAGTCTCTGCTGTCGTTCAAGCGTGCGGGCGCCGATGGCATTTTGACCTATTTTGCGAAAGAAGCGGCAATATTACTCAAGCGATGA
- the hemL gene encoding glutamate-1-semialdehyde 2,1-aminomutase, which yields MSTTQTSLNDTLFQAAQQHIPGGVNSPVRAFKAVGGTPRFIDRAEGAYIFDVDGKRYIDYVLSWGPMLLGHAYAPVVNAVTEQIKKGLSFGAPTEIETRLADKLCDIVPGMDMVRMVNSGTEATMSAIRLARGATGRDKIIKFEGCYHGHSDSLLIKAGSGALTFGVPSSPGVPAALAEHTVTLSYNDIDGVKAAFEQFGNEVACVIVEPVAGNMNCVPPLPGFLECLRQCCDDYQSVLIIDEVMTGFRLGLTGAQGHYGVTADITCLGKVIGGGMPVAAFGGRRDIMEQLAPSGPVYQAGTLSGNPAAMAAGLAMIDAISQPGFYEQPFARTQQLIDGLHERAAAANIPLSSNHVGTMFGIFFTDEAKITNYQQVMACNTERFNRFFHGMLDGGVYLAPASYEAGFLSAAHTEADIQQTLDVAEQVFANLD from the coding sequence GGTAAACAGCCCGGTTCGCGCCTTCAAAGCCGTCGGCGGTACCCCCCGGTTTATTGATCGCGCGGAAGGCGCCTATATTTTCGATGTCGACGGCAAGCGCTACATCGACTATGTGCTGTCCTGGGGCCCTATGCTGCTGGGACACGCCTATGCTCCAGTGGTGAACGCAGTAACCGAGCAGATTAAGAAAGGGCTGAGTTTTGGCGCTCCGACGGAGATCGAAACCCGGCTAGCCGACAAACTCTGCGATATCGTGCCCGGTATGGACATGGTACGCATGGTCAACTCCGGTACCGAAGCCACGATGAGTGCGATTCGCCTCGCCCGGGGCGCGACAGGTCGAGACAAAATCATCAAGTTCGAGGGCTGCTACCACGGCCACTCAGACTCCCTGCTAATCAAAGCTGGCTCCGGTGCTCTGACTTTCGGCGTGCCCAGCTCCCCCGGCGTGCCTGCCGCACTGGCGGAACATACCGTCACACTCAGCTATAACGACATTGACGGTGTAAAAGCGGCCTTCGAACAGTTCGGTAACGAGGTGGCCTGTGTCATTGTTGAGCCCGTCGCGGGCAACATGAACTGCGTCCCGCCGCTCCCAGGCTTCCTCGAATGCCTGCGCCAGTGCTGCGACGACTACCAAAGTGTCCTGATTATTGACGAGGTCATGACCGGCTTCCGCCTCGGCCTGACCGGAGCACAAGGCCACTATGGCGTGACTGCCGACATTACCTGTCTGGGCAAAGTCATTGGCGGAGGCATGCCGGTCGCCGCCTTTGGCGGTCGCCGGGATATTATGGAACAGCTGGCGCCCAGCGGTCCGGTCTATCAAGCCGGCACACTGTCGGGAAACCCGGCGGCGATGGCAGCGGGCCTGGCAATGATCGACGCAATTTCTCAACCCGGCTTTTACGAGCAACCCTTTGCCCGCACTCAACAACTGATTGACGGTCTGCACGAGCGGGCTGCCGCCGCCAATATTCCGCTCAGCAGCAATCATGTGGGCACCATGTTCGGCATCTTCTTTACGGACGAAGCGAAAATCACCAATTATCAACAGGTAATGGCCTGCAATACCGAGCGCTTCAATCGCTTCTTCCACGGTATGCTCGATGGCGGCGTGTATCTTGCCCCGGCCTCTTACGAAGCCGGCTTCCTGTCAGCCGCGCACACGGAAGCCGATATCCAGCAGACCCTGGATGTAGCCGAGCAGGTTTTCGCCAACCTCGACTGA